A region of Flavobacterium album DNA encodes the following proteins:
- a CDS encoding glycosyltransferase family 4 protein — protein sequence MKKVLIVTYYWPPAGGPGVQRWLKFVKYLPEYGIEPVVYIPENPTYPLLDEGLLSEVNPDVTIIKQKITEPYAWASMFSKGSTKKISSGIIPNKKKQSFVQRMMLWVRGNLFIPDARVLWVKPSVAFLSKYIQENDINTVITTGPPHSLHLIGLKLKQKIDIKWVADFRDPWTTIGYHKELRLSASAEKKHKLLEKQVLTSADTILVTSPTTKKEFEALTSRPIHVITNGYDVEKIAKQPLDGKFTLAHIGSFLSERNPAILWEALSELVLENEEFKSQFELKLIGAVSQEVLNSIASMKLDVYINNLGYVPHEKAIAEQRRSQVLLLVEIDSDDTKCIIPGKLFEYMVSERPIVAIGPKDADFAEIMRSTNTGIFVTYDEKAKLKQGILNYFEAYSQGNLKSHPVGLQQYSRKNLTGELAKVLRGIAK from the coding sequence TTGAAAAAGGTTCTCATAGTCACCTACTATTGGCCGCCTGCGGGTGGGCCGGGCGTACAGCGCTGGCTGAAATTTGTGAAGTACCTGCCTGAGTATGGTATCGAGCCTGTTGTCTACATCCCTGAGAACCCTACCTACCCATTACTTGATGAGGGATTGCTGAGTGAAGTAAATCCTGATGTGACGATCATAAAGCAAAAGATTACTGAGCCGTATGCCTGGGCTTCGATGTTCTCGAAAGGGAGTACCAAAAAAATAAGCTCGGGTATTATCCCGAATAAAAAGAAGCAGTCCTTTGTTCAGCGTATGATGCTGTGGGTGCGGGGCAACCTGTTCATTCCCGATGCACGTGTGCTGTGGGTAAAGCCATCCGTTGCATTTCTTTCCAAATATATTCAGGAAAATGACATTAACACTGTAATCACCACCGGGCCGCCGCACAGCCTGCACCTGATAGGGTTGAAGCTAAAGCAAAAAATAGACATAAAATGGGTGGCCGATTTCCGTGATCCCTGGACGACCATAGGTTACCACAAAGAACTGAGGCTTTCTGCTTCCGCAGAAAAAAAGCATAAATTGCTCGAAAAGCAGGTACTTACATCGGCAGATACAATCCTTGTAACCAGCCCGACCACCAAAAAGGAGTTTGAAGCACTGACTTCAAGGCCTATCCATGTGATCACCAATGGCTATGATGTTGAAAAAATAGCGAAACAGCCTTTGGATGGGAAATTCACGCTGGCGCACATCGGGTCGTTCCTTTCAGAGCGCAACCCCGCAATATTATGGGAAGCTTTGTCAGAACTGGTTTTGGAAAATGAAGAATTCAAATCGCAATTTGAACTAAAGCTCATCGGTGCAGTTAGCCAGGAAGTGCTGAATTCCATCGCCAGCATGAAGTTGGATGTTTATATAAATAATTTAGGTTATGTACCGCACGAAAAGGCGATAGCAGAGCAGCGGAGATCGCAGGTGCTTTTATTGGTCGAAATTGATAGTGACGATACCAAATGCATCATTCCCGGAAAGCTCTTCGAGTATATGGTTTCCGAAAGGCCGATAGTAGCTATCGGTCCAAAGGATGCTGATTTTGCTGAAATTATGAGGTCTACAAACACAGGTATTTTTGTCACGTATGATGAAAAAGCAAAGCTTAAGCAGGGTATACTGAACTATTTCGAAGCCTATTCCCAAGGCAATTTGAAATCACATCCTGTTGGGCTGCAGCAATATTCCCGTAAGAATTTGACCGGGGAGTTGGCTAAGGTTTTAAGAGGAATTGCAAAGTAG
- a CDS encoding polysaccharide deacetylase family protein, which translates to MKLTRYYLIALVLVLFSCTNENGRTSIETGYQPGVVITFDDDYIDDWADVHQALKPTGWKATFFVTKFGTLNSSQIGELHTLKDYGHEIAAHGLNHLDARNYIAQHGADAYLETEIYPMMALMDANQLHAESFAYPFGSRNATTDGVLLKEFGMVRGTTYGQLPPSSQNCYYTGNHLVYGLGLDKSYPHFSVPYFLSLLEYARDHNKIVIFYAHRPVEAVNGEYETDYDTLFAICDYVKTNNMRFYRISDLENL; encoded by the coding sequence ATGAAATTAACCCGATACTACCTTATAGCGTTGGTGCTTGTTTTGTTTTCATGTACCAACGAAAACGGCCGTACAAGTATTGAAACCGGTTACCAGCCCGGCGTAGTGATTACTTTTGATGATGATTATATAGACGACTGGGCCGATGTTCACCAGGCATTAAAACCTACAGGCTGGAAGGCTACTTTCTTTGTAACAAAATTTGGTACGCTTAACAGTTCACAAATTGGGGAGCTGCATACGTTGAAAGACTACGGGCATGAAATTGCAGCCCATGGACTAAACCATCTCGATGCGCGCAACTACATAGCCCAGCACGGAGCCGATGCTTACCTTGAAACTGAAATTTACCCTATGATGGCGCTGATGGATGCCAACCAGCTTCATGCCGAATCGTTTGCTTATCCTTTCGGCTCGAGGAATGCAACAACAGATGGTGTCCTCTTAAAAGAATTTGGTATGGTGCGGGGCACAACCTATGGGCAGCTGCCACCCTCTTCGCAAAATTGTTATTATACGGGCAACCATCTTGTATACGGGCTTGGCCTCGATAAAAGCTATCCTCATTTTAGCGTTCCCTATTTCCTGTCGCTTTTAGAATATGCCCGCGACCATAATAAGATTGTAATCTTTTATGCGCATCGTCCGGTTGAAGCCGTTAATGGAGAATACGAAACGGACTATGACACGCTTTTTGCCATCTGCGACTACGTGAAAACAAATAATATGAGGTTTTACAGGATCTCGGATCTTGAAAATTTATGA
- a CDS encoding DUF2809 domain-containing protein, giving the protein MFTFKRNYFIITILLFVIEVVIALYVHDRIIRPYIGDVLVVILIYCFIKSFFRVPETPVAIGVLLFAFLVETLQYLKIIEVLGLQDSKFFRTVIGTSFAWMDILTYIIGIAIVIIVEKSRKK; this is encoded by the coding sequence ATGTTCACCTTCAAAAGAAATTATTTCATAATTACAATCCTGCTATTTGTTATCGAAGTCGTTATAGCGCTCTACGTGCATGACAGGATCATCAGGCCTTATATCGGCGATGTGTTGGTTGTCATTCTTATCTATTGCTTTATAAAATCGTTTTTCAGGGTGCCGGAAACTCCTGTAGCAATAGGCGTACTGCTCTTTGCTTTTTTGGTGGAGACCCTTCAATACCTGAAAATCATTGAAGTGCTGGGCCTGCAGGATTCAAAATTTTTCAGGACAGTTATTGGGACATCTTTTGCATGGATGGACATCCTTACGTATATCATTGGAATTGCAATTGTAATAATAGTCGAGAAAAGCAGAAAAAAATAG
- a CDS encoding pentapeptide repeat-containing protein, translated as MDISTEHLELMQRITAHLEPHLKEGRTYHQEFYKSRYGSSGGSVFQVHEGKSYTPWHAEHNPEDTLTQGLKELDDVIRGMRGNLNLSDLYYHLPADTKVRFTHVKGQPMQMLVMDVPHLLEDLKKTIREDAMRYTTDNPEFISAEAIMRFVQQADELGIYTDETTVLSTRTSSGSSPADTNLIKCINKALGGHLEKLYYKLEGDTFVLQSKPGFPEFGITELEPENETIDLAPEYKERKDAQAEAIRLRTEFYKTLGTMLPVPIYLNVGGFRSHSWPEGSHYHTSEVLRVIYTKDSTIVITDGLSDVYTSERSDANLEYNGVGAEFYLEFEGHVTFEEVRNHFCTALLNSVTQIAIEHGDFKALIENNEHATIEFRQDNVELWCIKGMNGASNDISIFFRHGQYAPDDFGAFLNMPSKNVPAKLQLNLEEILLINIKPFSNEWLTSYKLRSEDEEVKKEVREEMMAHFEAIGEDNKIPLTYVEEGVDNTLGELFPLSDVEPRGSEINNELIESLAKNEELSHDTINEMLEQHSEFLDGGGDDGHFEQLYTASLPLNIYMTQTKAGKQFKPGMKTIPKDFSFEDADLRSSEFTGCIADGVDFRDADLTGSLFTNGFFRGANFEGADLTSVDFTDSDVTGANFRNTVLDGADFEITNCTGADFTGANTTDATFKGANMKDVKY; from the coding sequence ATGGATATTTCTACCGAACATCTGGAACTAATGCAGCGCATCACGGCGCATTTGGAGCCCCACTTAAAAGAAGGGCGCACCTACCACCAGGAATTTTATAAATCAAGATATGGCAGCAGTGGCGGCAGTGTATTCCAGGTACATGAAGGGAAAAGCTACACCCCATGGCACGCAGAACACAATCCTGAAGATACACTTACACAGGGCCTCAAAGAACTTGATGATGTAATCAGGGGTATGAGGGGCAACCTCAACCTGAGCGACCTTTATTATCACCTACCGGCCGATACCAAGGTGCGTTTTACCCATGTAAAAGGCCAGCCGATGCAAATGCTTGTGATGGATGTTCCGCATTTACTGGAAGACCTGAAAAAAACGATAAGGGAAGATGCTATGCGCTACACCACCGATAATCCGGAATTTATAAGTGCCGAAGCTATAATGAGGTTTGTACAGCAGGCTGATGAGCTGGGCATTTATACCGATGAGACTACAGTGCTTTCTACACGGACGAGTTCGGGCTCATCGCCGGCGGATACCAACCTTATCAAATGCATAAATAAAGCCTTGGGCGGGCATCTGGAGAAGCTATATTATAAGCTGGAAGGTGATACATTTGTGTTGCAGTCCAAACCGGGCTTCCCTGAATTTGGAATTACTGAGTTGGAACCGGAAAACGAAACCATTGACCTTGCACCCGAATACAAAGAGCGTAAAGATGCACAGGCCGAAGCGATCCGCCTCAGGACTGAATTTTACAAGACTTTGGGAACCATGCTCCCGGTGCCAATTTACCTGAACGTAGGCGGTTTCCGCAGCCATAGCTGGCCCGAGGGAAGCCATTACCATACATCGGAAGTGTTGCGGGTGATCTATACCAAAGATTCGACCATTGTAATCACCGATGGCCTTAGCGACGTATATACTTCCGAACGTTCTGATGCCAATTTGGAATATAATGGTGTTGGAGCAGAATTTTACCTGGAGTTTGAAGGCCATGTGACCTTTGAAGAGGTAAGAAACCATTTTTGTACGGCACTCCTAAACAGCGTGACCCAAATAGCTATAGAACATGGCGATTTCAAAGCACTTATCGAAAATAATGAACACGCCACCATTGAGTTCAGGCAGGACAATGTAGAGCTATGGTGCATTAAAGGCATGAACGGCGCATCAAACGATATCAGTATATTTTTCAGGCATGGACAATATGCTCCGGATGATTTCGGCGCTTTCCTGAATATGCCTTCGAAAAATGTTCCCGCGAAATTACAGCTAAACCTCGAAGAGATACTGCTTATAAATATCAAGCCTTTTTCTAATGAATGGCTGACATCTTATAAGCTTAGAAGCGAGGACGAAGAAGTAAAAAAAGAGGTGCGTGAAGAAATGATGGCCCATTTTGAAGCTATTGGCGAAGACAATAAGATTCCTTTGACTTATGTGGAGGAAGGTGTGGATAATACGCTTGGGGAGCTTTTCCCGCTATCGGACGTTGAGCCAAGGGGCAGTGAGATTAATAATGAGCTTATAGAAAGCCTTGCGAAAAATGAGGAGCTAAGCCATGATACGATCAATGAAATGCTGGAACAGCACAGCGAATTCCTTGACGGGGGAGGTGATGACGGCCATTTTGAACAGCTTTATACTGCAAGCCTGCCGCTTAATATTTATATGACACAGACAAAGGCGGGAAAACAATTTAAGCCGGGTATGAAAACGATACCTAAAGATTTCAGCTTTGAAGATGCGGACCTGCGTTCTTCCGAATTCACGGGATGCATTGCAGACGGTGTCGATTTTAGGGATGCCGACCTCACCGGATCGTTGTTTACTAACGGATTTTTCCGTGGGGCGAATTTTGAAGGCGCTGACCTGACCAGTGTCGATTTTACCGATTCGGATGTAACCGGGGCTAATTTCAGGAATACAGTCCTGGATGGTGCTGATTTTGAGATCACTAACTGTACCGGTGCCGATTTTACAGGCGCTAATACTACCGATGCGACTTTTAAAGGAGCGAACATGAAAGATGTGAAATACTAA
- the xth gene encoding exodeoxyribonuclease III → MKLATYNVNGVNGRLNVLLKWLDEAKPDVACLQELKAPQEKFPIDAIDAAGYQAIWHGQKQWNGVAILVRNGLEMKEVGRGLPGDPEDVQSRYIEALVNDVLVCCLYLPNGNPAPGPKFDYKLKWFERLTVRAKQLLEFKIPVVMMGDFNVMPTELDVYKPERWVNDALFRPETRQAFHNLVAQGWTDAIRTLYPDEKIYTFWDYFRNAYGRDAGLRIDHFLLSDELKGKLKAGGVDKYVRGWEKTSDHAPVWIELKV, encoded by the coding sequence ATGAAACTCGCAACCTATAATGTAAACGGTGTAAATGGAAGGCTGAATGTTCTCCTGAAATGGCTTGACGAAGCAAAACCCGATGTGGCCTGCCTCCAGGAACTGAAAGCCCCTCAGGAAAAATTCCCTATCGATGCTATTGATGCCGCAGGCTACCAGGCCATCTGGCACGGGCAGAAGCAATGGAACGGCGTAGCAATACTGGTACGTAACGGGCTCGAGATGAAGGAAGTCGGGCGCGGCCTGCCGGGCGATCCTGAAGATGTACAGAGCCGCTATATTGAGGCGCTTGTAAATGACGTACTCGTATGCTGCCTTTATCTCCCCAACGGCAATCCTGCACCGGGGCCGAAATTCGATTATAAGCTGAAGTGGTTCGAACGCCTCACTGTGCGCGCCAAACAGCTGCTGGAATTCAAGATCCCGGTAGTAATGATGGGTGATTTCAATGTGATGCCTACCGAACTGGATGTGTACAAGCCGGAACGCTGGGTGAACGATGCCCTCTTCCGTCCCGAGACGCGTCAGGCTTTCCACAACCTTGTAGCACAAGGCTGGACGGATGCCATACGCACCCTCTACCCTGACGAAAAGATATACACCTTTTGGGATTATTTTCGTAATGCCTATGGCCGCGATGCAGGCCTGCGTATCGACCATTTCCTTTTGAGCGATGAACTGAAAGGAAAACTGAAAGCCGGTGGTGTGGATAAGTATGTGCGGGGTTGGGAAAAAACCAGCGACCATGCACCGGTGTGGATTGAGCTCAAAGTTTAG
- a CDS encoding ATP-grasp domain-containing protein — protein MYYIIQENIFEEPNYNKIFEELERRNIPYEIVKIMPFAEAFEFGTFHTNVFVYGSVKLAKMAQKYDWYPGSFYGGNHSFEIYSKYYGEHLLNHDSIIYKLSDTLEWKVGEQKFIRPAKDAKVFTGKKFTETKWKDFVEQALTSMPQTLLNNNTLIQVSYPKTIIKEARIWIVEGKVITSSYYLFHGDLPFEEKVSEDALAFAQKMAEIYEVADAFVMDVCLTSEGWKIVEVNCVNSAGFYKADVGLLIDALERKFNQISQ, from the coding sequence ATGTATTATATCATTCAGGAAAATATATTTGAGGAACCAAATTATAATAAAATATTTGAGGAGTTAGAACGGCGTAATATTCCTTATGAAATTGTAAAAATTATGCCTTTTGCTGAAGCGTTTGAATTTGGTACATTTCATACGAACGTTTTCGTGTATGGTTCTGTGAAACTCGCGAAAATGGCGCAAAAATATGATTGGTATCCTGGTTCTTTTTACGGTGGTAACCATTCTTTTGAAATATATTCGAAATATTATGGCGAACATTTGCTGAACCATGACAGTATAATTTATAAACTTAGTGATACTTTAGAGTGGAAAGTTGGTGAGCAAAAATTCATTCGCCCTGCCAAAGATGCAAAGGTTTTTACCGGAAAGAAATTTACCGAAACTAAATGGAAAGATTTTGTTGAACAGGCGTTAACTAGCATGCCCCAAACTCTTTTAAACAACAATACACTTATTCAGGTTTCTTATCCGAAAACCATAATTAAGGAAGCCAGGATATGGATTGTGGAAGGAAAGGTTATTACAAGTTCCTATTATCTGTTTCATGGTGATTTGCCATTTGAAGAAAAAGTTTCAGAAGATGCACTGGCATTTGCTCAAAAAATGGCAGAGATATATGAAGTCGCTGATGCCTTTGTTATGGATGTTTGCCTTACTTCCGAAGGTTGGAAAATTGTTGAAGTTAATTGTGTCAACAGTGCCGGATTCTACAAAGCAGATGTTGGATTACTTATTGATGCATTAGAAAGAAAATTTAATCAAATATCTCAATAA
- a CDS encoding CocE/NonD family hydrolase, which produces MKTIQLLLITLLSFSAFAQKQNTDSIYMRQNYEKFEYRIPMRDGAKLFTVVYVPKDKSKTYPILMNRTCYNASNYANFDPHGHPSTYLVHDNYILVFQDVRGRYMSDGVFDNMTPNITGNDRKDKKAIDESSDTYDSIDWMLKNIKGNNGKVGIYGISYPGFYSAAALPDAHPALKAVSPQAPVSDFYFDDFHHMGAYLESYTPAFAVFGYQKKENTKDNWFENEIMRFYTNPSHDAYDFYLRLGPLKNITEKYHYDNFFWKQVVDHPNYDEFWQKRSILPHLKNITPAVMTVGGWFDAEDLSGPLNIYKAIEKSTPKAKNTIVMGPWSHGAWAHEGGKSTHNHIYFGDSIATFYQKEIERKFFAHYLKDGANPNLPEAYMFDTGVKKWKTFDVWPPKAASNTKIYFGEKGKLGINKPINDKAVFEYISDPAKPVPYTSQIEGLTFTPRNFMSDDQRNASRRPDVLTFESDVLTEDMEFSGEILAKLDVSMTGTDADFIVKLIDVYPDDEPNFEDNPKNIMMGDYQQLVRSEVFRGRFRNSFEKPEPFVPNQITRVNVPLQDILHTFKKGHRIMIQVHSTWFPYIDRNPQKYVDNIYKANEEDFIKSTIRIYGSSVIEIGKR; this is translated from the coding sequence TATGCGCCAGAACTATGAGAAGTTCGAGTACCGTATACCGATGCGGGATGGCGCGAAACTTTTTACAGTAGTGTATGTGCCAAAAGACAAGTCGAAGACCTACCCGATATTGATGAACCGCACGTGTTATAACGCTTCGAATTATGCCAACTTTGACCCCCATGGGCATCCGTCAACGTACCTTGTGCATGATAATTACATATTGGTATTCCAGGATGTGCGGGGGCGCTATATGTCGGATGGCGTGTTTGATAACATGACACCCAATATTACAGGCAATGACCGCAAGGATAAAAAAGCTATCGATGAAAGCTCCGACACCTATGATTCTATCGATTGGATGCTCAAAAATATAAAAGGCAACAATGGGAAAGTGGGGATATATGGCATCTCCTATCCGGGATTCTATAGCGCTGCGGCCCTCCCAGACGCGCACCCTGCATTGAAAGCCGTGTCTCCACAGGCACCGGTTTCGGATTTTTATTTTGACGATTTTCACCACATGGGCGCTTACCTTGAAAGCTATACTCCTGCCTTTGCGGTATTTGGTTACCAAAAGAAGGAAAACACTAAAGACAACTGGTTCGAAAACGAGATCATGCGCTTTTATACGAATCCGTCCCATGATGCTTATGACTTTTACCTGCGCCTTGGGCCTTTGAAAAATATTACTGAAAAATACCATTATGATAATTTCTTTTGGAAACAGGTTGTCGACCATCCTAATTATGATGAGTTCTGGCAGAAAAGGAGCATCCTCCCGCACCTTAAAAATATCACCCCTGCCGTGATGACGGTTGGCGGATGGTTTGATGCCGAAGACCTTTCCGGCCCGCTAAATATTTATAAAGCCATTGAAAAATCTACCCCGAAAGCTAAGAACACTATCGTAATGGGGCCGTGGTCGCACGGTGCATGGGCACATGAAGGCGGCAAATCTACCCACAACCATATTTACTTTGGCGACAGCATTGCTACTTTTTACCAAAAGGAGATTGAGCGTAAATTCTTTGCCCACTACCTCAAAGACGGTGCAAACCCCAACCTGCCGGAAGCCTATATGTTTGACACCGGTGTTAAGAAATGGAAAACCTTTGATGTATGGCCGCCAAAAGCCGCATCCAACACAAAGATTTATTTTGGCGAAAAAGGTAAGCTCGGCATCAATAAGCCAATAAATGACAAAGCTGTATTCGAATATATAAGCGACCCTGCCAAACCGGTTCCTTACACTTCGCAGATTGAGGGGCTGACGTTCACGCCGCGTAATTTTATGTCGGACGACCAACGGAATGCGTCACGCAGGCCGGATGTACTCACGTTTGAATCGGATGTGCTGACAGAAGATATGGAGTTTTCCGGAGAGATACTTGCCAAACTCGACGTTTCGATGACGGGTACTGATGCCGACTTCATCGTAAAGCTAATTGATGTGTATCCAGATGATGAGCCTAATTTTGAAGATAACCCGAAAAATATCATGATGGGTGATTACCAGCAGCTGGTACGCTCGGAAGTATTCCGCGGGCGTTTCAGGAACAGCTTTGAAAAACCCGAGCCTTTTGTACCCAATCAGATTACAAGGGTAAATGTTCCGCTGCAGGACATACTGCACACCTTTAAAAAAGGCCACCGCATAATGATACAGGTGCACAGCACTTGGTTCCCTTACATCGACCGCAACCCGCAGAAATATGTGGATAACATCTATAAAGCCAATGAGGAAGATTTTATAAAATCGACTATCAGGATTTACGGAAGCTCGGTTATAGAAATTGGAAAAAGATAG